A single genomic interval of Aureliella helgolandensis harbors:
- a CDS encoding class I SAM-dependent methyltransferase — protein sequence MSRATLDKTKIDKFWQERTQFSDPRIATNYRDDGRLQFDCDLVQSLATPSSRVLDLGAGTCTLSAMLEPYVASVLAVDKYPRFLEHAPKTEKFSTACADVTEFRSQQLFDLILLIGVVNYLSVHDEIELYKRCADMLASGGSFVVKNQCGIKEERVVDKFSEELGTHYHARYPAFQSQLELLSQLFCVSPVDIYPPEINRWEDTHFYAFVCTGKPPV from the coding sequence ATGTCGCGCGCTACGCTGGATAAAACCAAAATCGACAAGTTTTGGCAAGAACGAACGCAGTTTTCCGATCCTCGCATTGCCACCAATTATCGTGATGATGGACGCCTTCAGTTTGACTGCGATTTGGTCCAGTCCCTGGCAACTCCCTCCTCACGCGTTCTGGATCTAGGTGCGGGGACTTGCACCCTGAGCGCGATGCTTGAACCCTACGTTGCATCCGTTCTGGCTGTGGACAAGTATCCCCGGTTTTTGGAACATGCACCGAAGACTGAGAAGTTCTCCACCGCTTGTGCCGATGTAACGGAGTTCAGAAGTCAACAGTTGTTTGATCTCATTCTCTTAATCGGCGTCGTCAACTATCTGTCGGTTCATGATGAAATAGAGCTCTATAAGCGTTGCGCGGATATGCTTGCCAGTGGTGGCTCGTTTGTCGTTAAGAACCAGTGTGGCATCAAAGAAGAACGCGTGGTGGACAAGTTCTCTGAGGAACTTGGAACACATTACCACGCTCGCTATCCTGCATTCCAATCCCAATTGGAACTTCTCTCTCAATTGTTCTGCGTCTCGCCAGTGGACATCTATCCGCCGGAGATCAATCGTTGGGAAGACACCCACTTTTACGCCTTTGTCTGCACAGGGAAGCCACCTGTTTGA
- a CDS encoding NTP transferase domain-containing protein, with the protein MNEATVVINSAGCGSRLKMQIPKSLVEISGRPILEWQLRELCPSAPRVRIVVGYMGDQVATLARRLRPSIEVIVNEEWKTTKTAASLSLGMKGVRGRCVSLDGDLLVHPADFSQVLTADQDVIGIADVSTSHPVFAVVNDQNACTEMSYTKTSQYEWTGLVNFLPSSVAPGQGNVFEMIEDLLPTQTAKIRCCEVDTPADFLYANRIWPDYAQTMESTYVARYAG; encoded by the coding sequence ATGAACGAGGCAACTGTTGTAATTAATTCGGCCGGATGTGGATCGCGTCTAAAGATGCAAATTCCAAAATCCCTTGTCGAAATTTCGGGTCGTCCCATCTTGGAGTGGCAGCTTCGTGAGTTGTGTCCTTCGGCGCCAAGAGTGCGAATTGTTGTGGGATACATGGGAGACCAAGTGGCCACGTTGGCACGTCGCCTGCGGCCATCGATTGAGGTGATCGTAAATGAAGAATGGAAAACAACTAAGACTGCAGCTAGTCTGTCCCTTGGAATGAAGGGAGTACGGGGGCGTTGTGTTTCGTTGGATGGCGACTTGCTCGTTCATCCTGCTGACTTTAGCCAGGTGCTCACAGCTGACCAAGATGTTATCGGAATTGCCGATGTCAGCACTTCTCATCCAGTATTCGCCGTTGTCAACGATCAGAACGCGTGCACTGAGATGTCTTACACCAAAACTTCGCAATACGAATGGACTGGTTTGGTCAATTTTCTGCCGAGCAGTGTAGCTCCCGGCCAGGGTAATGTCTTTGAGATGATTGAAGATTTGTTGCCGACTCAAACGGCTAAGATTCGCTGTTGCGAGGTTGACACCCCTGCCGATTTCCTCTACGCCAACCGCATCTGGCCGGATTATGCTCAAACCATGGAGAGCACTTATGTCGCGCGCTACGCTGGATAA
- a CDS encoding glycosyltransferase family 4 protein: MKIAICSTYVPFIYGGARNIVDWLGSMLREMGHQVEIVYLPEVDSPDTLFHQMCSFRWLRLESADRIICTRPQSHVIPHPCKILWFIHHIRCFYDLWGHPEYANLPDSAQLRGFRKSLFEIDTAALKEAKAVYTNSKVVSKRVKDFNGVDSEVLYPPVYQPERYTKLGTNDEVVCICRMESHKRQALLVEAMAHVTTPVRLRLCGASSGRYAKTLRRTAKMHRVEQKVIIDSRWIAEEEKVKIFGECLASAYLPADEDSYGYPTIEAALSSKPTLSTFDSGGVLEFVEDGKNGYITPPNPKDLARAIDQLYEDRSKTEEMGQAANRAVADNNITWEFVLEKLLS; the protein is encoded by the coding sequence ATGAAGATTGCGATTTGCTCAACATATGTTCCGTTCATATATGGTGGAGCGAGGAATATCGTGGATTGGCTGGGTAGCATGCTTCGTGAAATGGGGCATCAGGTAGAAATCGTCTACTTGCCGGAGGTTGACTCGCCTGACACTCTGTTTCATCAGATGTGCTCATTCAGGTGGCTCCGTTTGGAGAGCGCTGATCGTATTATCTGTACTCGCCCTCAATCCCATGTTATACCGCATCCATGCAAAATCCTCTGGTTCATTCATCATATTCGATGCTTTTACGATTTATGGGGACATCCGGAGTATGCGAATCTACCGGATTCAGCCCAGCTGAGAGGATTTCGAAAGTCACTGTTTGAGATTGACACCGCCGCTTTGAAAGAAGCTAAGGCCGTATACACGAATTCGAAGGTCGTGTCGAAACGTGTCAAGGATTTCAACGGCGTGGACAGTGAGGTCCTATACCCGCCGGTTTATCAACCAGAGCGGTATACCAAACTCGGTACGAATGACGAGGTGGTTTGTATTTGTCGAATGGAGTCGCATAAACGCCAGGCACTGTTGGTCGAAGCAATGGCGCATGTCACCACTCCTGTAAGACTCCGACTTTGCGGAGCAAGCAGTGGAAGATATGCGAAGACACTTCGCCGAACGGCGAAGATGCACCGGGTAGAGCAGAAAGTAATTATTGATAGCCGTTGGATTGCCGAAGAAGAGAAAGTAAAAATCTTTGGTGAATGCTTGGCATCGGCCTACTTGCCTGCAGATGAGGACTCGTATGGTTATCCAACTATCGAAGCCGCCTTGTCTTCTAAGCCAACCCTTTCAACATTTGACTCAGGCGGAGTGCTTGAGTTTGTTGAAGACGGAAAGAATGGTTATATAACCCCCCCGAATCCTAAAGATCTCGCCCGCGCGATAGATCAACTGTACGAGGATCGAAGCAAAACCGAAGAGATGGGGCAAGCCGCAAACAGAGCCGTGGCGGACAACAACATCACTTGGGAGTTCGTTTTAGAGAAATTGCTTTCATGA
- a CDS encoding glycosyltransferase family 4 protein produces the protein MFTPIAAQSAIGKVASLTVNALLARGHDVAVVGADSSLPTKELTHDFPVPLLSWQDTAKVERLLANVDLCIYQIGDCLGFHRGCLEWLPKAPGVICLHDFFVGNLFQGWCHASGTPPQSIIRHWYGNEVVELVLKSVASELFYQETHSIAPMTEWVSSLGLGVLTHSSWGVESVLRGCPGPVAVTPLCYEPHLTIQQEHEKSNSDQVFRIATLGSMNPNKRASSVIQAIGQSTRLRDSTEYRLVGAISDSMRQLLVSQARCQRVCLRVDGAVDSDTFCDAIQNTDAICCLRWPALEAGSASLIEAMLHGKATLVTDTGAYAEVADDCVVKISQEREIDEIQAALERLFENAKAREELGARARAYAVQNYAPEKYADSLLQLSDQVLASAPRLKALTALSQTAFSWGATSEMLRHPKLTEPLRILERD, from the coding sequence ATGTTCACACCAATCGCGGCACAGTCGGCGATTGGAAAAGTTGCAAGCTTGACCGTCAATGCTCTCCTAGCAAGGGGGCATGACGTGGCCGTCGTTGGTGCTGATTCTTCCCTACCGACGAAAGAGCTCACGCATGATTTTCCGGTCCCCCTGCTCAGCTGGCAGGATACAGCTAAGGTGGAACGGCTCTTAGCCAACGTCGATTTGTGTATTTACCAAATTGGAGATTGCCTAGGATTTCACAGAGGGTGTCTCGAATGGCTGCCGAAGGCGCCGGGAGTGATTTGTCTCCACGATTTCTTCGTAGGCAATCTATTCCAAGGCTGGTGCCATGCTAGCGGAACTCCACCTCAATCGATAATTCGCCATTGGTATGGGAATGAAGTGGTTGAATTAGTCCTAAAATCAGTCGCCAGTGAGTTGTTTTACCAAGAAACGCACAGTATTGCTCCCATGACAGAATGGGTTTCTTCACTTGGATTGGGCGTTCTCACGCACAGCAGCTGGGGAGTGGAATCTGTATTGCGAGGGTGTCCAGGCCCCGTTGCAGTGACTCCCCTTTGCTATGAACCGCACCTGACCATCCAGCAGGAGCATGAGAAAAGCAACTCGGATCAAGTTTTTCGAATTGCTACTCTAGGAAGTATGAACCCGAACAAGCGAGCGTCGAGTGTGATTCAAGCCATCGGACAAAGCACTAGGCTGCGAGACTCGACAGAATACCGACTGGTCGGAGCGATTTCAGACTCGATGCGACAGCTCTTAGTCAGCCAGGCCCGTTGCCAGAGGGTGTGTTTGAGAGTGGATGGTGCAGTCGACTCCGATACATTTTGCGACGCAATCCAAAATACTGACGCCATTTGTTGCTTGAGGTGGCCAGCACTCGAAGCTGGCTCTGCTTCCCTCATTGAGGCAATGCTGCATGGTAAGGCCACGCTTGTAACCGATACTGGTGCCTACGCGGAAGTCGCTGATGATTGCGTAGTGAAAATTAGCCAAGAGCGTGAAATCGATGAGATCCAAGCTGCATTGGAGCGCCTTTTCGAGAATGCCAAAGCGCGAGAGGAACTGGGCGCAAGGGCCCGTGCCTATGCGGTCCAAAATTACGCTCCTGAAAAGTATGCAGATTCTTTGCTCCAATTGTCCGATCAGGTTCTCGCTTCGGCTCCAAGGTTAAAGGCACTCACAGCACTCAGCCAAACAGCGTTCTCATGGGGAGCTACTTCAGAAATGTTGAGACATCCTAAGCTCACCGAACCGCTGAGGATCCTAGAGCGAGACTAG
- a CDS encoding glycosyltransferase yields the protein MKVLIVNNMAPFIWGGAEFLAEALRTNLQKQGHESEVLRIPFEWDPPEVILSQMLMVRALELPNVDRVIALKFPAYLIRHPHKTLWIMHQYRQAYDLYDTDGSNLTGEMGKDIKSVIEEADQQAFAESRKLFVNSPTTQSRLQKYSGVESRVLICPVNDSELFSNGKHEDYMFVGGRVNLMKRQHLLLEALALADSSVKLIIAGPPDHESDAQRLQEITCRLGLQGRVKLDLRMLSREEYAIYMRNSLCAASLPFDEDSMSYVAMEAATAQKSIVTTTDSGGVLALVKSHVTGWVAPPDPQSLSEVLSDAFRNRATTIEYGQNAKQQLDLLGINWMNTIETLLQ from the coding sequence ATGAAGGTTCTTATTGTAAACAATATGGCCCCATTTATTTGGGGTGGAGCGGAGTTCTTGGCGGAAGCTCTGAGGACCAATCTACAAAAGCAGGGACATGAGTCCGAAGTGCTTCGTATTCCGTTCGAGTGGGATCCCCCCGAGGTGATCTTATCGCAAATGCTGATGGTTCGCGCTCTGGAGCTCCCCAATGTTGATCGTGTCATTGCACTGAAATTCCCAGCCTATTTAATTCGTCACCCACATAAAACGCTGTGGATCATGCATCAATATCGGCAAGCCTACGACCTGTACGATACCGATGGTTCCAATTTGACGGGTGAGATGGGGAAGGACATTAAATCGGTGATCGAAGAGGCGGACCAACAAGCCTTTGCGGAGTCACGCAAGCTATTCGTCAATTCTCCCACGACCCAGTCGCGGCTCCAAAAGTATAGTGGCGTGGAGTCACGTGTACTGATATGCCCGGTCAACGACAGCGAGCTATTTTCGAATGGGAAACACGAGGATTACATGTTTGTCGGCGGACGGGTAAATCTAATGAAACGCCAGCATTTGCTGTTAGAGGCACTCGCCCTAGCAGACTCTTCAGTAAAGCTGATCATTGCAGGCCCTCCAGACCATGAGTCCGATGCGCAGAGGCTTCAGGAAATAACCTGCCGGTTAGGGCTCCAAGGCCGAGTGAAGCTGGATCTTAGAATGCTCTCTCGCGAAGAATATGCAATCTACATGAGGAATTCGTTGTGCGCCGCCTCTCTCCCGTTCGACGAGGATTCGATGAGTTACGTGGCTATGGAAGCAGCCACAGCTCAAAAGTCGATCGTGACAACTACCGACTCTGGCGGTGTTCTGGCGCTGGTCAAATCACACGTCACCGGTTGGGTCGCTCCCCCCGATCCTCAATCGCTTTCTGAGGTACTCTCCGATGCGTTCCGCAACCGAGCCACCACGATCGAATACGGACAGAACGCCAAACAGCAGCTGGACCTATTGGGGATCAACTGGATGAACACTATTGAGACGCTACTGCAATGA
- a CDS encoding glycosyltransferase, producing MQIASNLDHKGLLREFPIPQTCLEQRYNVVCQKLALPVVNTPDRYNALVKDLKHSCASREQMFFVLHQLFLARLPTTSEIDQSVFRLSHETSDRIAAFFLNSKEFQSGRQRSTAFEPTPSKVLLVDVTDTLRLNYNSGIQRVVRSLTHQLALQSLSHRLIEFDTDRKIYRAVEETSAKRMTDWGTQNRADMNPFAKFASGCTKRFSKLAGRRLRKLTRKAQERVLSLRKQKPQIALGLETSSVPATTSALFVWENALLLPELQTERNYLDAILPFLVHARVHSTLIVFDMLPIRCPEYFTSSEGYVRYLSLFRWVDQISCISNAVEQHVRDYMRLVARSKPPATLDTHYLGGNFAPRRVATNPPAIESRANSADELPTVLCVGTIEVRKNHRRILQAMVAAQKNGSQFEGVFIGNAGWLSNDFLNELRCFQSRGFKLKLLRSVGEIELEEHYQKAAFTMYCSLEEGFGLPIVESVVRGVPCITSNRGSMKEVADQLGGCILVDPDSIEHMTESIQHLLTDRDALLKLSDEAKNASWTSWEEYAAGVYEYASSPPSKIPTIPANAA from the coding sequence ATGCAAATTGCTAGCAATTTAGATCATAAAGGACTTCTTCGAGAATTTCCGATTCCCCAAACCTGCTTGGAGCAACGATACAACGTTGTGTGCCAGAAGCTAGCATTGCCAGTTGTCAACACTCCCGATCGCTATAACGCTCTCGTCAAAGACCTGAAACACAGTTGTGCCTCTCGCGAGCAGATGTTCTTTGTGTTGCACCAATTGTTCTTAGCGAGATTGCCCACAACTTCGGAAATCGATCAAAGTGTCTTTCGACTCTCCCATGAAACAAGCGATCGGATAGCAGCGTTCTTCCTCAACTCCAAAGAGTTTCAATCAGGGAGGCAGCGTTCGACGGCCTTCGAGCCGACGCCGTCCAAGGTATTGCTCGTCGATGTAACCGATACGCTTCGCTTGAACTACAACAGTGGAATTCAACGAGTCGTACGCAGTCTCACCCACCAACTCGCGCTCCAAAGCCTATCGCACCGGTTGATCGAATTCGATACTGATCGGAAAATCTATCGGGCTGTCGAAGAGACTTCCGCAAAACGGATGACTGATTGGGGAACGCAAAATAGGGCAGACATGAATCCGTTCGCCAAGTTTGCCAGTGGCTGCACGAAACGGTTTTCTAAATTGGCTGGTCGTAGGCTTCGAAAACTTACCCGGAAAGCTCAGGAACGAGTTCTGTCCCTCAGGAAGCAGAAGCCGCAAATTGCTCTTGGTCTCGAAACTTCGAGTGTTCCAGCAACCACCTCCGCCCTATTCGTATGGGAAAATGCACTACTGCTTCCAGAATTGCAGACGGAGCGAAATTACCTGGACGCAATACTGCCATTTCTAGTCCACGCTAGAGTCCATTCGACGCTCATCGTGTTTGACATGCTTCCCATCCGTTGCCCTGAATATTTCACCTCCAGTGAAGGCTACGTGCGATATTTGTCGTTATTTCGTTGGGTGGATCAAATTTCATGTATTAGCAATGCTGTGGAGCAGCATGTCAGAGACTACATGCGATTGGTGGCTCGAAGCAAGCCTCCAGCCACGCTAGACACGCACTATCTAGGCGGTAATTTTGCTCCCAGACGAGTCGCGACTAACCCACCGGCTATCGAAAGCAGAGCTAATTCCGCAGACGAGTTACCTACCGTACTTTGCGTGGGCACGATTGAAGTCCGAAAGAATCACCGCCGCATTCTGCAAGCAATGGTGGCAGCACAGAAGAATGGCAGCCAATTCGAAGGCGTTTTCATTGGCAACGCTGGTTGGCTGAGCAATGATTTTTTGAACGAGTTACGCTGTTTCCAATCTCGTGGTTTCAAATTGAAACTGCTGCGGTCGGTGGGGGAAATCGAGTTGGAAGAGCACTACCAGAAGGCAGCATTCACGATGTACTGCTCGCTCGAAGAAGGTTTTGGCCTTCCCATCGTCGAATCGGTGGTTCGTGGAGTGCCGTGCATCACGAGCAATCGAGGGAGCATGAAAGAGGTGGCCGACCAGCTCGGCGGGTGCATTTTGGTCGATCCCGACTCCATAGAGCACATGACGGAATCAATCCAACATTTACTCACGGATCGAGATGCGTTATTGAAGTTATCGGATGAAGCGAAGAACGCTTCCTGGACAAGCTGGGAAGAGTACGCAGCGGGAGTCTACGAATATGCATCAAGCCCTCCATCAAAGATTCCTACCATCCCCGCCAATGCAGCTTGA
- a CDS encoding DegT/DnrJ/EryC1/StrS family aminotransferase produces MWKIPIAKVDISGSEEELVAAALKSTWISSYGEFVDQFESRFAEMCNTRYALSCTNGTVALHLALMGMGLQPGDEVIVPSMTYIATANAVRYCGATPVFVDVDPNNWCLSPDAFEAAITPKTRGVIPVHLLGHPADMDRINEIAAIHGLWVVEDAAEAPFALYKGREVGSLADAATFSFFGNKVFTSGEGGAVTFNQEQLHTRLKVLRGQGMDPKRRYYFPVVGYNYRMTNIACAILCGQLDRKESILQARREIYEQYDEQLLPIPGIRQQPAASWATPSPWMYSVVIEPEVFGFTRDEVIAYLAEAGIDSRPFFVPIHHLPPYRQCPVRGPMLHTDDLGENGIMLPTYNTLGKAEIEEVVGCIRDMRSKRALRLVA; encoded by the coding sequence ATGTGGAAAATACCTATTGCCAAAGTTGACATTTCAGGCAGTGAAGAAGAACTTGTAGCCGCTGCATTGAAGAGCACTTGGATTTCGTCCTATGGAGAGTTCGTGGACCAATTCGAGAGCAGGTTTGCAGAGATGTGCAACACTCGATACGCACTGAGTTGCACGAATGGAACCGTGGCTTTGCACTTGGCATTGATGGGGATGGGACTCCAACCGGGGGACGAAGTGATCGTTCCATCGATGACCTATATCGCCACAGCCAATGCCGTTCGTTACTGCGGAGCAACGCCTGTCTTTGTCGATGTTGATCCCAATAATTGGTGCTTGAGTCCCGATGCTTTCGAGGCTGCCATTACTCCCAAGACTCGCGGTGTAATTCCAGTTCATTTGCTGGGGCATCCGGCCGACATGGATCGCATTAACGAGATTGCTGCCATCCATGGCTTGTGGGTGGTCGAGGATGCTGCTGAGGCTCCCTTTGCGCTCTACAAAGGGAGGGAGGTTGGGAGCCTCGCCGATGCAGCGACTTTTTCCTTTTTTGGCAACAAAGTATTCACCTCCGGAGAAGGCGGAGCAGTGACGTTCAACCAAGAGCAATTGCACACGCGGCTCAAGGTTTTGCGAGGACAGGGAATGGATCCGAAGCGTCGGTACTATTTTCCTGTCGTTGGATACAATTACAGGATGACCAACATTGCCTGCGCGATCTTGTGTGGTCAACTTGATCGTAAGGAGTCGATACTTCAAGCCCGTCGAGAGATCTACGAGCAGTACGATGAACAACTCTTGCCGATCCCTGGAATACGCCAGCAGCCAGCGGCGAGTTGGGCCACTCCCAGCCCTTGGATGTACAGCGTTGTAATCGAACCAGAAGTTTTTGGTTTCACACGTGATGAGGTGATTGCATATTTAGCTGAAGCGGGCATCGACTCGCGTCCGTTTTTTGTCCCCATACATCATCTTCCCCCCTACCGCCAGTGCCCTGTCCGAGGTCCGATGCTTCACACTGACGACTTGGGGGAAAATGGCATCATGCTGCCAACTTACAACACTCTAGGGAAGGCCGAAATCGAAGAAGTTGTCGGCTGCATACGAGACATGCGATCCAAACGCGCATTGCGACTAGTGGCCTAG
- a CDS encoding NeuD/PglB/VioB family sugar acetyltransferase, translating to MLESKRMEELASKVVVVGAGGHAKVCIELLRSMGQQVSYCVGASGGPSRCLDVPVLQGDEHLQRMRQRGASRAFIAIGVNATRHRLANEVLHLGYELVNAISPHAVVSPSAILGTGVAVMANAVVNADTRIGNVAIINTGATVDHDCVLADAVHVGPRCGIAGGVRIGAFSFLGIGCSVIPDITLGASVKVGAGAVVVGDIPDSVTAVGVPAKAIGSPITGNCVT from the coding sequence ATGCTGGAGTCAAAGCGAATGGAAGAACTCGCTTCCAAGGTGGTTGTGGTGGGAGCCGGCGGTCACGCAAAAGTATGCATCGAGTTGCTCCGTTCCATGGGACAACAGGTCAGCTACTGCGTTGGTGCTTCAGGCGGTCCGAGTCGATGCCTCGACGTGCCGGTTCTCCAGGGGGACGAGCATCTGCAGCGGATGCGGCAGCGGGGTGCAAGTCGAGCATTTATCGCAATTGGGGTGAATGCGACGCGACATAGGCTAGCCAATGAGGTACTGCATCTCGGATATGAGCTGGTAAATGCGATTAGTCCACATGCAGTGGTTTCACCTTCAGCCATTCTAGGTACTGGCGTGGCAGTGATGGCCAATGCGGTGGTCAACGCGGACACGAGAATTGGAAATGTGGCAATTATTAACACTGGAGCAACCGTCGACCACGATTGTGTCTTGGCCGACGCTGTTCACGTTGGACCGCGATGTGGAATTGCAGGTGGAGTTCGAATTGGTGCGTTTAGTTTTTTGGGGATTGGATGTTCTGTGATTCCAGATATCACACTAGGTGCGTCGGTTAAAGTGGGAGCAGGCGCTGTCGTAGTAGGCGACATTCCTGACTCTGTTACCGCTGTTGGAGTCCCTGCAAAAGCGATCGGCTCTCCCATAACGGGGAATTGCGTGACATGA